The following are encoded together in the Lathyrus oleraceus cultivar Zhongwan6 chromosome 3, CAAS_Psat_ZW6_1.0, whole genome shotgun sequence genome:
- the LOC127129268 gene encoding transcription factor PRE6 encodes MSDQRNSRDPKMKEKQINDLVSRLQLLLPQLNQRNTSRQSASKILQETLNHIRRLQKEVEDLSERLTQLMDSVDFNDNDRRNLENFLQY; translated from the exons ATGTCTGACCAAAGAAACTCAAGAGATCCAAAGATGAAAGAGAAACAGATTAATGATCTTGTGTCAAGGTTACAACTTCTACTTCCTCAACTTAACCAAAGAAACACCTCAAGG CAATCAGCGTCGAAGATCTTGCAGGAAACTTTGAATCACATTAGGAGGTTGCAGAAAGAGGTAGAAGATCTCAGTGAAAGGCTAACACAGTTGATGGATTCTGTGGATTTTAATGATAATGACAGAAGAAATTTGGAGAACTTTTTGCAATATTAA
- the LOC127131283 gene encoding uncharacterized protein LOC127131283, with product MASDQENSQDANAPDDTSEKEITRGITIMKSIIRDRDKAVTYNVNWNADNQLIGSNAAKLASYIGTLVHMHIPITATRWSNKELGSAKDKIWTEILRSFNIEDTTIRKKYILQLAGKRHRGWRTFLTNKYLKDKEIFFVEYDPEYPVKYAIFITEEEWVAFVAQRRDENFKKVSATNRERSSNPTYAYKKGRLGYARLEEKILDETKSDATSLPPHVLWKEARVGKDGTVRDDVQHIYDECETLSQSISTAEDQENRSVLSRALNVPEYPGRVRGKGHGCTPTSLYKNPRRKNPSNQEVMETLQALQAQVLQLQKDNERYRCMEKCSSQLKETSEKASINCQNKFPEVFA from the exons ATGGCTAGTGATCAAGAAAACTCACAAGATGCAAATGCTCCTGATGATACTTCAGAAAAAGAAATTACACGAGGCATCACTATTATGAAGAGTATCATTCGTGATAGAGATAAAGCAGTAACATATAATGTAAATTGGAATGCTGATAACCAACTAATTGGGTCTAATGCTGCAAAGTTGGCAAGCTACATTGGTACACTTGTTCATATGCACATTCCAATCACTGCTACAAGATGGAGTAATAAAGAGTTGGGTAGCGCTAAAGATAAGATTTGGACTGAGATACTG AGGTCTTTTAACATTGAAGATACAACTATCCGAAAAAAGTATATActtcaattggccggaaaaagacaCAGAGGGTGGAGAACGTTTTTAACAAACAAGTATCTTAAGGACAAAGAAATTTTTTTTGTTGAATATGATCCGGAATATCCAGTGAAGTATGCGATCTTCATTACAGAAGAAGAATGGGTTGCTTTTGTAGCCCAAAGAAGAGACGAAAATTTCAAGAAAGTGAGTGCCACAAATCGCGAGAGATCGTCAAATCCCACgtatgcatacaaaaaagggcgtTTGGGATATGCACGCTTAGAGGAAAAAATT TTAGACGAGAcgaaaagtgacgcaacatcaCTTCCGCCACATGTTTTGTGGAAAGAAGCTCGTGTGGGAAAGGATGGAACTGTTAGGGATGACGTTCAACATATTTATGATGAATGT GAGACCCTATCTCAATCGATAAGCACAGCTGAGGACCAGGAGAACAGGAGCGTACTTAGTAGAGcactaaatgttcctgagtatcCCGGTCGGGTGAGGGGTAAAGGGCATGGTTGTACTCCAACTTCCTTGTATAAGAATCCAAGGAGAAAAAATCCTagcaatcaagaagtgatggAGACGTTGCAGGCATTACAAGCGCAAGTTCTTCAATTGCAAAAGGATAATGAGAGATATAGGTGTATGGAAAAGTGCAGTTCACAGTTGAAAGAAACTAGTGAGAAAGCCAGTATCAATTGTCAAAAtaaatttcccgag GTATTTGCCTAA